Proteins found in one Miscanthus floridulus cultivar M001 chromosome 4, ASM1932011v1, whole genome shotgun sequence genomic segment:
- the LOC136548542 gene encoding uncharacterized protein, with amino-acid sequence MPPAPALAPFYTRGRPLAFFSRPFAARHIRLATYEHDLIGLVQAVRHWRPYLWGCRFLVRTDHYSLKFLLDQRLSTVPQHQWINKLFGFDFTVEYCPGRLNSAADALSRRDEEAAALCALSGPSFDLFIDIRRATATDPVARDLLQQLAAASLDAPWAAADGFLLHDKRIYVPVVDDLRHQVVALAHSARHEGVQKTLVRLRGDFYIPSDR; translated from the coding sequence ATGCCTCCGGCACCGGCTTTGGCGCCGTTCTACACCAGGGGCCGGCCCCTGGCCTTCTTTAGCCGACCATTCGCCGCCCGCCATATCAGATTGGCGACGTACGAGCACGATCTCATTGGGCTGGTGCAAGCAGTCCGACATTGGCGCCCGTACCTGTGGGGGTGCCGTTTCCTCGTCCGCACCGACCACTACAGCTTGAAGTTCCTCCTGGACCAGCGGCTGTCCACTGTGCCCCAACACCAATGGATCAACAAGTTGTTCGGGTTCGACTTCACCGTCGAGTACTGCCCTGGGCGGCTCAACTCGGCCGCCGACGCACTGTCCCGCCGCGACGAGGAGGCTGCGGCGTTGTGCGCCCTGTCAGGGCCCTCCTTCGACCTCTTCATCGACATCCGAAGGGCCACTGCGACCGATCCGGTCGCTCGCGACCTGCTGCAGCAGCTGGCTGCCGCCTCCCTGGACGCGCCGTGGGCAGCCGCGGACGGTTTCCTTCTCCACGACAAGCGCATCTACGTTCCGGTTGTCGACGACCTACGCCACCAGGTGGTGGCCCTTGCACACTCGGCTAGGCATGAGGGGGTCCAGAAAACCCTTGTGCGCCTCCGAGGTGACTTCTACATCCCCAGCGACCGGTAG